A genomic stretch from Juglans microcarpa x Juglans regia isolate MS1-56 chromosome 3S, Jm3101_v1.0, whole genome shotgun sequence includes:
- the LOC121258267 gene encoding vacuolar protein sorting-associated protein 9A-like isoform X1, with protein MENADVFLGLHDFLERMRQPSAADFVKSIKSFIVSFSNNAPDPEKDGAAVQEFLVNMEAAFRVHPLWSGCSEEELESSGEGLEKYVMTKLFPRVFASHPSDVKLDDQLFEKTALIQQFIRPENLDIKPTFQNETSWLLAQKELQKINMYKAPRDKLVCILNCCKVIGNLLLNASIASNENPPGADEFLPVLIYVTIKANPPQLHSNLLYIQRYRQQSRLVAESAYFFTNMLSAESFISNIDAKTLSMDEIEFEKNMESARALLSGLSADWDGQSDQSDRNAADVSTAEHVDPKHSSFNVSNDGDSATRDPLSVTKTPSLSDLENKGAIMLLKEDMVSQVFRDYPYLFAHVGDLTIDNIEDLLNNYKQLVFKYVCLSKGMGATTPSPLPSSQTQKLQHRVVTDKEPGDTSSVEPNDDSKEHTREDDGSNKVPLLQEDILESKLPQDEAFSAQGGGNDETSQ; from the exons ATGGAGAACGCCGACGTTTTCCTGGGTCTCCACGACTTTCTGGAGCGCATGCGACAACCTTCCGCAGCAGATTTCGTCAAATCTATCAAAAG TTTTATCGTCTCATTTTCAAACAATGCTCCTGATCCAGAGAAGGACGGTGCTGCAGTACAGGAGTTCCTTGTCAATATGGAAGCAGCTTTCAGGGTTCATCCACTTTGGTCTGGTTGCTCAGAGGAGGAGCTGGAGAGTTCTGGGGAA GGACTAGAGAAGTATGTCATGACAAAGTTATTTCCTCGTGTATTTGCTTCACATCCAAGTGATGTAAAACTTGATGACCAACTTTTTGAGAAGACCGCTTTGATTCAACAATTCATTCGACCAGAAAATTTGGATATTAAACCAACCTTTCAAAACGAAACATCATGGCTA CTTGCACAGAAAGAACTGCAGAAGATCAATATGTACAAGGCTCCTAGAGACAAGCTTGTTTGTATCCTTAATTGTTGCAAGGTTATCGGTAACTTACTGCTTAATGCTTCTATTGCTTCAAATGAGAACCCCCCTGGAGCTGATGAATTTCTTCCTGTCCTGATTTACGTTACTATAAAG GCAAACCCTCCGCAACTGCACTCCAATTTGTTGTATATTCAAAGGTACAGGCAGCAATCTCGATTAGTTGCGGAATCAGCATATTTTTTTACGAACATGCTGTCTGCTGAGTCTTTCATCTCCAACATTGATGCAAAGACGCTCTCCATGGATGAAATTGAGTTTGAAAAGAACATGGAGTCTGCTCGAGCACTTCTTTCTGGACTCTCAGCTGATTGGGATGGCCAGTCTGATCAAAGTGATAGAAATGCAGCAGACGTGTCTACAGCAGAACATGTGGATCCTAAACATTCatcttttaatgtttctaatGATGGGGATTCCGCAACTCGAGATCCGTTATCAGTGACAAAAACTCCATCCCTCTCCGATTTGGAGAACAAAGGGGCAATTATGCTTTTGAAGGAGGATATGGTTAGCCAAGTCTTTCGGGATTATCCATATTTGTTTGCTCATGTTGGTGATCTAACAATCGACAATATAGAAGACCTGCTGAACAATTACAAACAACTTGTTTTCAAGTATGTTTGTCTTTCCAAAGGGATGGGTGCTACTACTCCTTCTCCTTTGCCCAGTTCTCAAACTCAGAAACTGCAGCATAGAGTTGTTACCGATAAAGAACCTGGAGATACTAGTAGTGTAGAACCAAATGATGATTCAAAAGAGCATACCAGGGAAGATGATGGTTCAAATAAAGTTCCTTTATTACAGGAGGATATTCTTGAATCCAAGTTGCCACAGGATGAAGCATTTTCAGCTCAAGGTGGGGGAAATGATGAGACTTCTCAATGA
- the LOC121258267 gene encoding vacuolar protein sorting-associated protein 9A-like isoform X2, which translates to MEAAFRVHPLWSGCSEEELESSGEGLEKYVMTKLFPRVFASHPSDVKLDDQLFEKTALIQQFIRPENLDIKPTFQNETSWLLAQKELQKINMYKAPRDKLVCILNCCKVIGNLLLNASIASNENPPGADEFLPVLIYVTIKANPPQLHSNLLYIQRYRQQSRLVAESAYFFTNMLSAESFISNIDAKTLSMDEIEFEKNMESARALLSGLSADWDGQSDQSDRNAADVSTAEHVDPKHSSFNVSNDGDSATRDPLSVTKTPSLSDLENKGAIMLLKEDMVSQVFRDYPYLFAHVGDLTIDNIEDLLNNYKQLVFKYVCLSKGMGATTPSPLPSSQTQKLQHRVVTDKEPGDTSSVEPNDDSKEHTREDDGSNKVPLLQEDILESKLPQDEAFSAQGGGNDETSQ; encoded by the exons ATGGAAGCAGCTTTCAGGGTTCATCCACTTTGGTCTGGTTGCTCAGAGGAGGAGCTGGAGAGTTCTGGGGAA GGACTAGAGAAGTATGTCATGACAAAGTTATTTCCTCGTGTATTTGCTTCACATCCAAGTGATGTAAAACTTGATGACCAACTTTTTGAGAAGACCGCTTTGATTCAACAATTCATTCGACCAGAAAATTTGGATATTAAACCAACCTTTCAAAACGAAACATCATGGCTA CTTGCACAGAAAGAACTGCAGAAGATCAATATGTACAAGGCTCCTAGAGACAAGCTTGTTTGTATCCTTAATTGTTGCAAGGTTATCGGTAACTTACTGCTTAATGCTTCTATTGCTTCAAATGAGAACCCCCCTGGAGCTGATGAATTTCTTCCTGTCCTGATTTACGTTACTATAAAG GCAAACCCTCCGCAACTGCACTCCAATTTGTTGTATATTCAAAGGTACAGGCAGCAATCTCGATTAGTTGCGGAATCAGCATATTTTTTTACGAACATGCTGTCTGCTGAGTCTTTCATCTCCAACATTGATGCAAAGACGCTCTCCATGGATGAAATTGAGTTTGAAAAGAACATGGAGTCTGCTCGAGCACTTCTTTCTGGACTCTCAGCTGATTGGGATGGCCAGTCTGATCAAAGTGATAGAAATGCAGCAGACGTGTCTACAGCAGAACATGTGGATCCTAAACATTCatcttttaatgtttctaatGATGGGGATTCCGCAACTCGAGATCCGTTATCAGTGACAAAAACTCCATCCCTCTCCGATTTGGAGAACAAAGGGGCAATTATGCTTTTGAAGGAGGATATGGTTAGCCAAGTCTTTCGGGATTATCCATATTTGTTTGCTCATGTTGGTGATCTAACAATCGACAATATAGAAGACCTGCTGAACAATTACAAACAACTTGTTTTCAAGTATGTTTGTCTTTCCAAAGGGATGGGTGCTACTACTCCTTCTCCTTTGCCCAGTTCTCAAACTCAGAAACTGCAGCATAGAGTTGTTACCGATAAAGAACCTGGAGATACTAGTAGTGTAGAACCAAATGATGATTCAAAAGAGCATACCAGGGAAGATGATGGTTCAAATAAAGTTCCTTTATTACAGGAGGATATTCTTGAATCCAAGTTGCCACAGGATGAAGCATTTTCAGCTCAAGGTGGGGGAAATGATGAGACTTCTCAATGA
- the LOC121257119 gene encoding uncharacterized protein LOC121257119 produces MGKEYHRLHHHHHQYQSLHHLHSRTTFMPMLCTRTTIKDVALPKWKDHSVSVSDDTLSPKIGCMGQVRRNSRVIGFPTSHKITLTTNHNAKSNNNNDLSVKYSNLKKLFSSKNLDMMTATTTVTAVAATTAGCGRRRQVTMNCARGLKTNRGGEKCVPISIEDLDPPLPVIKKEQKPVGGEVENLWKRRSGGVALKTLQLQKIHHPKHYLQPTTVC; encoded by the coding sequence ATGGGCAAAGAATACCATcgcctccaccaccaccaccaccaatacCAAAGCCTGCATCATCTCCATTCAAGAACTACATTCATGCCCATGTTATGTACAAGAACGACCATCAAAGATGTGGCACTTCCGAAATGGAAAGACCACTCGGTGTCTGTCTCCGACGACACTTTGTCCCCGAAAATCGGTTGCATGGGCCAGGTCAGGAGAAACAGCAGAGTGATTGGCTTCCCTACCTCTCACAAAATCACCCTCACCACCAATCACAATGCTaaaagcaacaacaacaacgatTTATCTGTCAAGTACTCCAACCTCAAGAAACTCTTCTCTAGCAAAAACCTCGACATGATGACTGCCACCACAACTGTCACCGCCGTGGCCGCCACTACTGCTGGCTGTGGAAGAAGGAGACAAGTGACCATGAATTGTGCAAGAGGGCTCAAGACTAATCGTGGTGGAGAGAAATGTGTTCCTATCAGCATCGAAGATTTGGATCCTCCATTGCCGGTTATTAAGAAGGAGCAAAAGCCTGTAGGAGGGGAAGTGGAAAATCTTTGGAAGAGGAGATCTGGTGGGGTAGCACTGAAAACTTTACAGCTTCAAAAGATTCATCATCCTAAGCATTATCTTCAACCTACCACTGTTTGTTAA
- the LOC121258136 gene encoding LOW QUALITY PROTEIN: histone acetyltransferase of the MYST family 1-like (The sequence of the model RefSeq protein was modified relative to this genomic sequence to represent the inferred CDS: inserted 1 base in 1 codon) produces MGSLDTLASAAENGSTIPATFPGHHKSLNKDGFPAGIAPESNAMKKRKASFLPLEVGTRVMCRWRDGKFHPVKVIERRKMHTGGPNNYEYYVHYTEFNRRLDEWVKLEQLDLDSVETVVDEKVEDKVTSLKMTRHQKRKIDETHVEGHEELDAASLREHEEFTKVKNIATIELGRYEIETWYFSPFPPEYNDCLKLYFCEFCLNFMKRKEQLQRHMRKCDLKHPPGDEIYRSGTLSMFEVDGKKNKVYGQNLCYLAKLFLDHKTLYYDVDLFLFYILCECDERGCHMVGYFSKEKHSEESYNLACILTLPPYQRKGYGKFLIAFSYELSKKEGKVGTPERPLSDLGLLSYRGYWTRVLLDILKKHKGNISIKELSDMTAIKSEDILSTLQSLELIQYRKGQHVICADPKVLDRHLKAAGRXGLEVDVSKLIWTPYKEQS; encoded by the exons ATGGGATCGTTAGACACACTGGCTAGTGCAGCGGAGAACGGCTCTACAATACCCGCCACGTTTCCCGGCCACCACAAGTCCCTAAACAAAGACGGGTTCCCCGCCGGAATTGCGCCGGAATCGAACGCGATGAAGAAGCGGAAAGCGTCTTTTCTACCTCTTGAGGTTGGTACTCGTGTCATGTGTCGTTGGAGGGACGGGAAATTCCACCCGGTCAAAGTCATCGAACGGCGAAAAATGCACACCGGTGGGCCGAATAATTACGAGTATTACGTACATTACACGGAGT TCAATCGGAGGCTTGATGAATGGGTGAAGCTTGAACAACTTGATCTCGATTCTGTAGAGACTGTTGTTGATGAGAAGGTTGAGGACAAG GTTACAAGCTTGAAAATGACACGCCACCAGAAGCGGAAGATTGATGAGACTCATGTAGAg GGTCATGAAGAGCTTGATGCTGCCAGCTTGCGAGAACATGAGGAgttcacaaaagtgaaaaaCATAGCAACTATAGAACTTGGAAGATATGAGATTGAGACATGGTACTTTTCTCCCTTTCCACCAGAATACAATGACTGTTTGAAGCTGTACTTCTGTGAGTTTTGCCTCAATTTCATGAAGCGCAAAGAACAGCTTCAAAGGCATATG AGGAAGTGTGATCTTAAGCATCCGCCTGGTGATGAGATATACCGAAGTGGTACATTGTCAATGTTCGAA GTTGATGGCAAAAAGAACAAGGTCTATGGGCAGAATCTATGTTATTTGGCAAAATTGTTTCTTGATCACAAGACTCTTTATTATGATGTTGACCTATTTCTGTTCTATATCTTGTGTGAATGTGATGAGCGGGGATGCCACATGGTTGGTTATTTTTCCAAG GAAAAGCATTCGGAGGAGTCTTATAATTTAGCATGCATCCTCACCCTTCCTCCTTATCAAAGGAAAGGCTATGGAAAATTTTTAATTGCCTTCT CTTACGAACTTTCCAAAAAAGAAGGTAAAGTTGGCACACCTGAGAGGCCCCTTTCTGATCTTGGACTGTTGAGCTACAGAGGATACTGGACCCGGGTTCTTTTAGACATCTTGAAGAAGCACAAGGGCAACATTTCCATCAAG gaaCTTAGTGACATGACAGCAATTAAGTCGGAGGATATTTTAAGCACCCTTCAGAGCCTAGAACTGATTCAATACAGGAAAGGGCAGCATGTCATCTGTGCTGATCCGAAGGTCTTGGATCGCCATCTAAAAGCTGCCGGCC GGGGTCTCGAAGTTGATGTCAGCAAATTGATTTGGACCCCTTATAAAGAACAAAGTTGA